The Dehalococcoidales bacterium genomic interval GCAGGCCTCAGATCCAAACGGCTTTGCAGGAGTGGCTTGCAGAAATGGGTAGTACTGACCAAGATTCAGAACTAAGTCGTGCTCGTCAGAGGCTGGATTTTCTGCTAACCAAGAGGAAAAATGTCAATCGCATGGCGGCGGAACAGATAATTGGTTGGGATGAATTCAAAGAACTTCGTGATGAGGTGGAAAGCGAGGAAGCAACACTTAAGTCACGTATAGAGTTCATTACCAGGCATCAAACTTTATTCGCTGCTGATTTTGAGTTAGCGCTTGATATAGCCTGTAATCTAGGCTGGTTATTCGAAAAAGGTAATTTTGAAGAACGCAGATTATTGGTCGAGACGTTGTTTAAAGGCATCAATGTGCAAAAGGGTAAGATCTTAAGTTACGAACTAAACCCACCTTTCGCTATGTTCTGTAATACTGGGAAAGAGTCTTTCGGATCAGACGGAGCGGGTAGTTCGTTGGTTCGATATGAGTCTTTAGTGGCTGGGGAAGAAGGATTCGAACCTTCGTTGACGGATTCAGAGTCCGCTGTCCTACCACTAGACGATTCCCCAGTACAGCCTTTTGATTATAGCTATTTAGCGAAGCGTATGTCAAAGTAGTGCTTAGAGACGTGGTTCAGGAATAAGCTGCCCGCGGAAACGCGTTCGCGGCTTGCAGGGCTGTTATGGTTTATAGTCAGGTGACGGGATAACCGGCGTAACGCGCGCGCTTTGTTCTTAATTTCGTTCCCGCCGTCAGGATGGATTCTTACCAGTGTTTTCCGGTCTTAAAGACAGGCTATTTTACGGCTGGGTTATAGTGGCCGCTTTTTTCCTTGCCGGCGCTACCCTCTGGGGGATACGTTTTTCCTTCGGGGTCTTTTTTAAGTCCATCGAGAGTGAGTTCCTTCTGACCCGTGCCGCGACCTCAGCCATTTTCTCCGTTTACATGGTCTTTGGTTCGGCATTTGCTCTTCTGAGCGGCTGGGCATTGGATAGATACGGGCCCCGGATTATTCTCTCGGTGATGGGACTGTTTGCCGGTTTGAGCCTGTTACTGACCAGTCAGGCTCATTCTGCCTGGCTGCTGTTTGTCACTTACAGCTTGTTGCTGGCGATGGGCAGCAGCGCCGCATACGTCGTGACCATGTCAACAACCTTAAAGTGGTTCGATAAGAAACGGGGGCTGGCGCTGGGCATCACCAGCTCGGGGGGAGGGCTGGGTATGGTGGTGATGGCGCCGCTGGCTACCTACCTGGTTGACAGTCTCGGCTGGCGAGGGGCGTTTATTGTCCTGGGGCTGATGGCCTGGCTGATAGTGATCCCTCTCTCTCAGCTATTGAGAAATAGTCCGCAGGAAATCGGGGTCCTGCCTGACGGGATAAAATCAGCCTTCCCAGATACCGGTCTGCCGCCAGTAGCGGTAACCAATAATAATCCCCCGCCGGTCGGCCTTTCTTTACCACAGGCATTAAAGACGAGGAGCTTCTGGCTGATTGTGATAACATGGGTATTTTTTGCCTCAGCCATATTTCTGGTCTTAACCCATATTGTGCCTCATGCTACCGATATCGGCTTTTCCGCCGTAGAGGCGGCAGCGGTGCTCAGTGTGATTGGTGGCGCCAACATCGGAGGCCGGGTGCTGATGGGCGCTGTTTCGGATAAGATTGGTAGAAATAGAACCACCATTATCTGTTTGCTGTCACAGGCTCTGGCGATGGTATGGTTAATCTGGGTGCGGGAACTGTGGATGCTCTATCTGTTTGCCCTGATTTTTGGTTTTGCCTATGGAGGTGTCGGTCCCAGTATGGCGGCGTTAATCGGGGATACTTTTGGCTTGAACAGGATTGGCGTGATAATGGGAGCGCTGGAGGTTGGCTACGGGCTGGGGGCGGCCATCGGCCCCGTTATCGGCGGGCTGGTCTATGACATCAGCAATAATTATTTTCTGGCTTTCTTAATCGGAGCGTTGACCTTGCTGGTAGCTGTCATGGCGGTGGCTTTAATCAGACAGGAAAAGCCGGTAGCTTTGGTATAAACATGTAACGGTCTGGACATGTCACGGGACATTAATCACCGCAGGGAACCTCACCAGCTACGGTAATAAGCCGGTTTTGGCCCCGGTCTTCAGCCAGGTACAGTCTGATTATTTGATGCCCAGTTCCGCCAGTTTTTGCGGGGTCGGTATTCCGGTGCTGGTATCCCAGCCCATTGACCTGTAGTAAAGGCTTTTGGTCTCCTCCAGTTGCGCCTGGTCATAGAACTTGGTGGCCAGGACTCCGTCAGTTTTCGGCTGGAAGAAACGTTTGGGCAGCTTATCGTCGGCGGCAGTGAAGCCTTCCCTGATATTGAACAGGCGTGCCATCGTCAGCGTTCTCTCGGAGACCTGCTGCATCTCACGGATGCTCATCTTCCAGCCGGT includes:
- a CDS encoding MFS transporter, with the protein product MFSGLKDRLFYGWVIVAAFFLAGATLWGIRFSFGVFFKSIESEFLLTRAATSAIFSVYMVFGSAFALLSGWALDRYGPRIILSVMGLFAGLSLLLTSQAHSAWLLFVTYSLLLAMGSSAAYVVTMSTTLKWFDKKRGLALGITSSGGGLGMVVMAPLATYLVDSLGWRGAFIVLGLMAWLIVIPLSQLLRNSPQEIGVLPDGIKSAFPDTGLPPVAVTNNNPPPVGLSLPQALKTRSFWLIVITWVFFASAIFLVLTHIVPHATDIGFSAVEAAAVLSVIGGANIGGRVLMGAVSDKIGRNRTTIICLLSQALAMVWLIWVRELWMLYLFALIFGFAYGGVGPSMAALIGDTFGLNRIGVIMGALEVGYGLGAAIGPVIGGLVYDISNNYFLAFLIGALTLLVAVMAVALIRQEKPVALV